The following proteins come from a genomic window of Venturia canescens isolate UGA chromosome 4, ASM1945775v1, whole genome shotgun sequence:
- the LOC122409236 gene encoding probable salivary secreted peptide, translating into MRAGIAAYFFVFSIFVVVLTECAGGYSYSSSSSSSNATSKSGKSHALIVGGRVLGDRCVYKEHIVKDSSWFRIVTHEQVYNVSKYERITQVKATDRATDGNGARASLLGGGPGFSSAKLRLKSQRGHGIDYDIEIYARP; encoded by the coding sequence ATGAGGGCGGGAATAGCGGcatattttttcgtcttttcgaTCTTCGTCGTTGTTCTAACGGAGTGCGCCGGAGGTTATAGCTACAGCAGTAGTTCCAGCAGTTCGAACGCGACTAGCAAATCAGGCAAGTCTCATGCTCTCATCGTCGGAGGGCGTGTGCTCGGTGATCGTTGCGTCTACAAAGAGCATATCGTTAAGGATTCCTCCTGGTTCCGAATAGTAACCCACGAGCAAGTTTACAACGTCAGTAAATACGAGAGAATAACACAAGTCAAGGCGACCGACAGAGCGACCGATGGAAACGGCGCGCGGGCGAGTCTCCTCGGCGGCGGTCCAGGATTCAGCAGTGCCAAGCTACGCCTTAAGAGCCAAAGAGGTCACGGCATCGATTACGACATCGAAATTTACGCCAGACCTTGA
- the LOC122409618 gene encoding transcription factor E2F4-like isoform X2 — protein sequence MNKKSLLTSHRFMQAADILEVRQKRRIYDITNVLEGIGLIEKKSKNSIQWKGAGPGCNSEELGDKLFLLKDEIKKLEEHEATLDTHMQWIKQSIRNIEADLNNRKFTYITYEDVKEHFAEEFVLGIEAPTDTILKVPNIAKQTGDESENDLNYEMSLKSNTGEIKVYVVQPLLAETYDNKMVEMRLKADESKGTKRDKMESESKDDSRPKRKSARLPKGVTKTELSEEDEEVEDSESLAAKIALGENTNLIGPDENLLDEFYSDFCGPLIRLSPPPGEKDYLFNLGENEGIFDLFDIAAK from the exons atgaataaaaaaagtctaCTAACAAGTCACAGATTTATGCAG gCGGCTGACATCCTGGAAGTTCGACAAAAAAGACGTATCTACGATATTACAAATGTTCTGGAAGGAATTGGATTGATAGAGAAGAAAAGCAAAAATAGTATACAGTGGAA GGGTGCTGGACCAGGATGCAATTCGGAAGAGCTCGGAGACAAGTTGTTCTTACTTAAagatgagataaaaaaattggaggaaCATGAAGCAACTCTTGATACTCATATGCAATGGATTAAACAAAGTATAAGGAACATCGAAGCAGATTTAAATAACAGAAAGTTCACTTATATTACATACGAGGATGTTAAAGAACATTTCGCTGAAGAGTTTGTTCTTGGGATCGAGGCGCCAACGGATACCATACTAAAAGTTCCGAACATAGCAAAG CAAACTGGCGATGAATCAGAGAACGACTTGAATTATGAGATGTCTTTGAAGAGTAATACCGGCGAAATTAAGGTTTATGTCGTTCAGCCCCTTCTTGCTGAAACTTATGACAATAAAATGGTGGAAATGAGGCTCAAAGCTGACGAGTCAAAAGGCACAAAGAGAGATAAGATGGAAAGCGAGTCGAAAGACGATTCAAGACCAAAGAGAAAATCTGCAAG ATTACCCAAAGGAGTAACGAAGACAGAGTTATCGGAGGAAGATGAAGAGGTAGAAGATTCTGAATCGCTAGCAGCAAAAATCGCGCTCGGCGAAAACACGA ATCTTATAGGACCGGATGAAAACTTACTTGACGAATTTTATTCAGACT TTTGTGGACCTTTAATAAGACTCAGCCCACCACCCGGAGAGAAAGATTATCTATTCAATCTTGGCGAAAATGAAGgcattttcgatttatttgatATTGCAGCTAAATAA
- the LOC122409482 gene encoding glutathione S-transferase-like isoform X1 → MIFYIFSMLLYDALGGNKGVLALGYDDIRTMPQYKLTYFDVMGLGEPIRLLLSYGGHEFEDMRVAREAWPAMKKLTPFGQLPLLQIDGETYGQTLPICRYLAKQLNLIGKTDVDALRIDAIANALHDMRKQVALFYREPDPLVSAKIKVETVGKIVPFFLDKFEELAKKNGGYLHGGELSYADIFFVGIHDSVVNACGPEIMSGRPSLQALRERVVALPNVKAWIDKRPKNDF, encoded by the exons atgattttctatatattttcgatgtTACTGTACGACGCACTTGGAGGGAATAAAGGCGTTCTAGCATTGGGTTATGACGACATTC gGACAATGCCGCAATACAAGTTGACCTACTTCGATGTTATGGGCCTCGGAGAGCCCATAAGACTACTTCTCAGTTACGGTGGGCACGAATTCGAGGATATGCGAGTCGCGCGGGAGGCCTGGCCtgctatgaaaaaat TGACACCGTTCGGCCAACTGCCTTTATTACAAATTGATGGAGAAACATACGGCCAGACGTTGCCGATTTGTCGTTATCTCGCCAAGCAGTTGAATCTCATTGGAAAAACTGACGTCGATGCCCTGAGAATCGATGCGATCGCGAATGCTCTTCACGACATGAGAAAAC AGGTTGCACTCTTCTACAGAGAACCGGATCCACTCGTCAGTGCAAAAATAAAGGTAGAAACTGTTGGCAAAATCGTCCCATTTTTCCTAGACAAGTTTGAGGAGctggcgaaaaaaaatggtggatATTTACACGGCGGCGAG TTGAGCTATGCCGACATCTTTTTTGTTGGTATCCACGACTCGGTAGTCAACGCCTGTGGTCCCGAAATAATGAGCGGCAGACCGAGTCTTCAAGCGCTCAGAGAAAGAGTCGTCGCTCTTCCAAATGTCAAGGCATGGATCGACAAAAGACCGAAGAACGATTTCTGA
- the LOC122409622 gene encoding mpv17-like protein gives MRTVFVKFREVTQKYPVVRGMASYCVIWPVGSLLQQKIAGNKELNYTQAFRFSLYGGFFVAPTLYAWLKCASYLWPKSNLRSAITKALVEQVTYGPAAMCCFFFGINLLEFKPVSECVEEVRQKFWPTYKIGVCVWPVLQTINFVLIPERNRVVYVSVCSLMWTSFLAYMKSLESKKLHESVTNKPELEAMKSDSRILDKQK, from the exons ATGAGGACTGTGttcgtgaaatttcgtgagGTTACGCAGAAATATCCTGTTGTCAGGGGGATGGCTTCGTATTGCGTGATTTGGCCTGTCGGGAGCCTTCTTCAACAAAAGATTGCTGGTAACAAAGAACTCAATTATACTCAGGCCTTTCGGTTTAGCCTCTACGGAGGTTTCTTTGTTGCTCCTACCCTCTATGCTTGGCTCAAATGTGCATCCTACCTCTGGCCAAAGAGCAATTTGAGGTCTGCGATTACTAAG GCTCTTGTTGAACAAGTTACTTATGGTCCGGCGGCGAtgtgttgttttttctttggaaTTAATCTGCTGGAATTCAAACCTGTCTCGGAATGCGTAGAGGAAGTGAGGCAGAAGTTTTGGCCAACATACAAA atCGGCGTTTGCGTCTGGCCAGTTTTGCAGACCATTAATTTTGTTCTAATTCCCGAGCGTAATCGAGTTGTTTATGTGAGCGTTTGCAGCCTCATGTGGACGTCGTTTCTGGCTTATATGAAATCACTTGAGAGTAAAAAGCTTCATGAGTCAGTAACAAATAAACCAGAATTAGAAGCAATGAAAAGTGATAGTAGAATATtagataaacaaaaataa
- the LOC122409618 gene encoding transcription factor E2F4-like isoform X1 produces MAESQQSRFEKSLGLLTTRFVTLLQKAQDGVLDLKVAADILEVRQKRRIYDITNVLEGIGLIEKKSKNSIQWKGAGPGCNSEELGDKLFLLKDEIKKLEEHEATLDTHMQWIKQSIRNIEADLNNRKFTYITYEDVKEHFAEEFVLGIEAPTDTILKVPNIAKQTGDESENDLNYEMSLKSNTGEIKVYVVQPLLAETYDNKMVEMRLKADESKGTKRDKMESESKDDSRPKRKSARLPKGVTKTELSEEDEEVEDSESLAAKIALGENTNLIGPDENLLDEFYSDFCGPLIRLSPPPGEKDYLFNLGENEGIFDLFDIAAK; encoded by the exons ATGGCAGAGAGTCAGCAGAGCAGATTCGAGAAATCCCTCGGTCTGTTGACCACTCGTTTCGTAACGTTGTTGCAAAAAGCACAGGATGGTGTCCTCGATCTCAAAGTC gCGGCTGACATCCTGGAAGTTCGACAAAAAAGACGTATCTACGATATTACAAATGTTCTGGAAGGAATTGGATTGATAGAGAAGAAAAGCAAAAATAGTATACAGTGGAA GGGTGCTGGACCAGGATGCAATTCGGAAGAGCTCGGAGACAAGTTGTTCTTACTTAAagatgagataaaaaaattggaggaaCATGAAGCAACTCTTGATACTCATATGCAATGGATTAAACAAAGTATAAGGAACATCGAAGCAGATTTAAATAACAGAAAGTTCACTTATATTACATACGAGGATGTTAAAGAACATTTCGCTGAAGAGTTTGTTCTTGGGATCGAGGCGCCAACGGATACCATACTAAAAGTTCCGAACATAGCAAAG CAAACTGGCGATGAATCAGAGAACGACTTGAATTATGAGATGTCTTTGAAGAGTAATACCGGCGAAATTAAGGTTTATGTCGTTCAGCCCCTTCTTGCTGAAACTTATGACAATAAAATGGTGGAAATGAGGCTCAAAGCTGACGAGTCAAAAGGCACAAAGAGAGATAAGATGGAAAGCGAGTCGAAAGACGATTCAAGACCAAAGAGAAAATCTGCAAG ATTACCCAAAGGAGTAACGAAGACAGAGTTATCGGAGGAAGATGAAGAGGTAGAAGATTCTGAATCGCTAGCAGCAAAAATCGCGCTCGGCGAAAACACGA ATCTTATAGGACCGGATGAAAACTTACTTGACGAATTTTATTCAGACT TTTGTGGACCTTTAATAAGACTCAGCCCACCACCCGGAGAGAAAGATTATCTATTCAATCTTGGCGAAAATGAAGgcattttcgatttatttgatATTGCAGCTAAATAA
- the LOC122409483 gene encoding probable salivary secreted peptide, which produces MRGASVVCTFAVLVAVAALVATDALPKNYVNKGFVFYAPASNYSQDMTAGAHVPGDYLYSRHNVYKRNVYNQVVTYQQVFNVTGNNVITFMRAHDRASNGGRAVLVNGGPGLKRATVRFTSQRSQSVDFVVEIYARRR; this is translated from the coding sequence atgagAGGAGCCAGTGTCGTCTGTACTTTTGCGGTTTTGGTCGCGGTCGCGGCGCTCGTCGCCACCGACGCCCTGCCGAAGAACTATGTCAACAAGGGCTTCGTTTTTTACGCGCCTGCTTCAAACTATTCCCAAGATATGACAGCTGGAGCTCACGTTCCAGGGGATTATTTGTACTCGCGACATAACGTTTACAAGAGGAACGTGTACAACCAGGTCGTAACTTACCAACAAGTCTTCAATGTGACGGGAAACAACGTAATTACTTTCATGAGAGCGCACGATCGCGCCTCGAACGGTGGCAGAGCCGTCCTCGTCAACGGCGGCCCTGGACTGAAAAGAGCGACGGTTCGGTTCACCAGCCAGCGGAGCCAGTCGGTCGACTTCGTGGTTGAAATTTACGCGAGACGGCGTTGA
- the LOC122409235 gene encoding leucine-rich repeat-containing protein 28-like isoform X2, translating into MDLKSDKNDDLINEIMGKNIIHWNYRGLSQLPEAIRFCAQDVKEIYLKDNELKTLPEWIIDLVNVTHLYLNGDLKTLESLNLNDNYLKNIPKELSNLKNLRSLSLCNNEFIVLPEWLGSLEKLEQLKADENSLRELPNRLTTAPNLCVLSICSNRLTYLPLNGFVSHPSVYFHSNPYLNYLSYPMFRQLIRNPVNRNIPLTKVSTNPLITRDNKNLRISTLSKEGEKTVIELPRQLLNVHSININHPVTLWELAVRRLHTYRREVQNIEEDNASLRVSYNLLINGPVAICSNENCQEPIFTETWLVVVISCPRDSFSQRVPIVVLYCCKNCALHHELLLEEFEEIKWDLVHQ; encoded by the exons ATGGATTTAAAATCggataaaaatgatgatttaaTAAACGAGATTATGGGTAAAAACATAATACACTGGAATTATCGCGGTCTGTCACAACTTCCTGAAGCAATAAGATTTTGTGCTCAGGATGTGAAAGAGATATACCTTAAAGATAACGAATTAAAGACGTTACCAGAGTGGATCATTGATTTGGTGAACGTGACACACTTATATCTCAATG GAGATCTTAAGACGCTTGAGAGCCTCAACTTGAATGATaactatttaaaaaatattcctaAAG AATtgagcaatttgaaaaatctacgTTCACTGTCGCTGTGCAACAACGAGTTTATAGTGCTACCCGAATGGCTGGGCTCTCTGGAGAAATTGGAGCAACTAAAAGCGGATGAAAACTCTTTGAGAGAATTACCAAATCGTTTGACCACGGCTCCTAATCTTTGTGTCTTGTCCATCTGCTCAAACAG GTTGACTTATTTGCCTCTCAACGGATTTGTCTCCCATCCTTCTGTCTACTTTCATTCCAATCCATATTTGAATTATCTGTCCTATCCGATGTTTCGTCAGTTAATCCGCAATCCTGTCAATCGTAATATCCCCCTCACCAAGGTTTCAACGAATCCACTAATCACGAGagacaataaaaatttacgaatttctACATTATCAAAAGAAGGCGAAAAAACTGTCATCGAATTGCCCAGGCAATTATTGAATGTTCATTCTATCAATATTAATCATCCTGTAACGCTCTGGGAATTGGCAGTGAGGAGACTTCATACTTACAGAAG GGAAGtgcaaaatattgaagaagACAACGCAAGCCTCCGTGTTTCATACAATTTACTCATAAATGGTCCAGTCGCAATTTGCAGCAATGAAAATTGCCAGGAGCCAATATTTACGGAGACTTGGTTGGTAGTAGTGATCTCGTGCCCTCGAGATTCATTTTCGCAGCGAGTACCAATCGTTGTTCTCTACTGTTGTAAAAA ctGTGCACTCCACCATGAGTTGCTTCTGGAAGAATTCGAAGAGATAAAATGGGATTTAGTTCATCAATAA
- the LOC122409235 gene encoding leucine-rich repeat-containing protein 28-like isoform X1 produces the protein MDLKSDKNDDLINEIMGKNIIHWNYRGLSQLPEAIRFCAQDVKEIYLKDNELKTLPEWIIDLVNVTHLYLNGNNLKEIPQELGSMRNLTLLNLSKNGICELSTCIGDLKTLESLNLNDNYLKNIPKELSNLKNLRSLSLCNNEFIVLPEWLGSLEKLEQLKADENSLRELPNRLTTAPNLCVLSICSNRLTYLPLNGFVSHPSVYFHSNPYLNYLSYPMFRQLIRNPVNRNIPLTKVSTNPLITRDNKNLRISTLSKEGEKTVIELPRQLLNVHSININHPVTLWELAVRRLHTYRREVQNIEEDNASLRVSYNLLINGPVAICSNENCQEPIFTETWLVVVISCPRDSFSQRVPIVVLYCCKNCALHHELLLEEFEEIKWDLVHQ, from the exons ATGGATTTAAAATCggataaaaatgatgatttaaTAAACGAGATTATGGGTAAAAACATAATACACTGGAATTATCGCGGTCTGTCACAACTTCCTGAAGCAATAAGATTTTGTGCTCAGGATGTGAAAGAGATATACCTTAAAGATAACGAATTAAAGACGTTACCAGAGTGGATCATTGATTTGGTGAACGTGACACACTTATATCTCAATGGTAATAATTTGAAGGAAATACCACAAGAATTGGGCAGTATGAGGAACTTAACTCTATTGAATCTCAGTAAAAATGGAATCTGCGAATTATCTACTTGCATAGGAGATCTTAAGACGCTTGAGAGCCTCAACTTGAATGATaactatttaaaaaatattcctaAAG AATtgagcaatttgaaaaatctacgTTCACTGTCGCTGTGCAACAACGAGTTTATAGTGCTACCCGAATGGCTGGGCTCTCTGGAGAAATTGGAGCAACTAAAAGCGGATGAAAACTCTTTGAGAGAATTACCAAATCGTTTGACCACGGCTCCTAATCTTTGTGTCTTGTCCATCTGCTCAAACAG GTTGACTTATTTGCCTCTCAACGGATTTGTCTCCCATCCTTCTGTCTACTTTCATTCCAATCCATATTTGAATTATCTGTCCTATCCGATGTTTCGTCAGTTAATCCGCAATCCTGTCAATCGTAATATCCCCCTCACCAAGGTTTCAACGAATCCACTAATCACGAGagacaataaaaatttacgaatttctACATTATCAAAAGAAGGCGAAAAAACTGTCATCGAATTGCCCAGGCAATTATTGAATGTTCATTCTATCAATATTAATCATCCTGTAACGCTCTGGGAATTGGCAGTGAGGAGACTTCATACTTACAGAAG GGAAGtgcaaaatattgaagaagACAACGCAAGCCTCCGTGTTTCATACAATTTACTCATAAATGGTCCAGTCGCAATTTGCAGCAATGAAAATTGCCAGGAGCCAATATTTACGGAGACTTGGTTGGTAGTAGTGATCTCGTGCCCTCGAGATTCATTTTCGCAGCGAGTACCAATCGTTGTTCTCTACTGTTGTAAAAA ctGTGCACTCCACCATGAGTTGCTTCTGGAAGAATTCGAAGAGATAAAATGGGATTTAGTTCATCAATAA
- the LOC122409482 gene encoding glutathione S-transferase-like isoform X2, whose product MPQYKLTYFDVMGLGEPIRLLLSYGGHEFEDMRVAREAWPAMKKLTPFGQLPLLQIDGETYGQTLPICRYLAKQLNLIGKTDVDALRIDAIANALHDMRKQVALFYREPDPLVSAKIKVETVGKIVPFFLDKFEELAKKNGGYLHGGELSYADIFFVGIHDSVVNACGPEIMSGRPSLQALRERVVALPNVKAWIDKRPKNDF is encoded by the exons ATGCCGCAATACAAGTTGACCTACTTCGATGTTATGGGCCTCGGAGAGCCCATAAGACTACTTCTCAGTTACGGTGGGCACGAATTCGAGGATATGCGAGTCGCGCGGGAGGCCTGGCCtgctatgaaaaaat TGACACCGTTCGGCCAACTGCCTTTATTACAAATTGATGGAGAAACATACGGCCAGACGTTGCCGATTTGTCGTTATCTCGCCAAGCAGTTGAATCTCATTGGAAAAACTGACGTCGATGCCCTGAGAATCGATGCGATCGCGAATGCTCTTCACGACATGAGAAAAC AGGTTGCACTCTTCTACAGAGAACCGGATCCACTCGTCAGTGCAAAAATAAAGGTAGAAACTGTTGGCAAAATCGTCCCATTTTTCCTAGACAAGTTTGAGGAGctggcgaaaaaaaatggtggatATTTACACGGCGGCGAG TTGAGCTATGCCGACATCTTTTTTGTTGGTATCCACGACTCGGTAGTCAACGCCTGTGGTCCCGAAATAATGAGCGGCAGACCGAGTCTTCAAGCGCTCAGAGAAAGAGTCGTCGCTCTTCCAAATGTCAAGGCATGGATCGACAAAAGACCGAAGAACGATTTCTGA
- the LOC122409234 gene encoding uncharacterized protein, with protein sequence MARASISSQCCDTVASYMDGVHVKIAEAYKPPRKVTLPAAYNNKLPDISKHTYDFSLEKSVIDKLKEWRAVRQTNNEARRLRLEERKKRKVTDLENEKKTCNLENQSNNEDQRNHEETQKEECAEKIEENCSNDKNEEQSVPVKIAPPPKATILTPQRLSPSATDLRDIISPCNGGLDYADFDNDTSSPFDNMELKTINDMEELAQVLQSSSWWIASEKVENIIKELSIDGRPSDEERNDKTTDNSVENSNDSNNHNRRNVSIIVEELQRELARPQLENWKPWPDLESPDCDDSETELRLPRLNSPKESNLPNPLMNLTKEDKKLARHLSDMGFPLSRAARAVRDLGGKDNKKVVEYLLAVQYLEELGIAGDDAEKALVINEYDQEKAKVYYENLCTLKTLGFPEDEASKALIKFDVDRDKALDFLIA encoded by the exons atggCTAGAGCTTCGATTTCTTCACAATGTTGCGACACGGTTGCTTCCTACATGGATGGAGTTCATGTCAAAATTGCTGAGGCCTACAAACCGCCACGAAAAGTCACTCTTCCTGCTGCttataataacaaattgcCTGATATATCAAAGCACACTTATGACTTTAGCCTAGAAAAGTCTGTGATTGATAAG TTGAAAGAATGGCGAGCCGTCAGACAGACCAACAACGAAGCCCGACGCCTACGCCTCGAAgagcgaaagaaaagaaaagtcacagatttggaaaatgagaaaaaaacttgtAATCTAGAGAATCAGAGTAACAATGAAGATCAGAGAAATCACGAGGAAACTCAGAAAGAAGAATGCGCCGAGAAGATAGAGGAAAATTGCTCCAATGACAAAAATGAAGAACAAAGCGTCCCTGTGAAGATCGCTCCACCTCCAAAAGCAACGATACTTACGCCACAACGCTTGTCCCCTTCGGCAACTGATCTCAGGGATATCATAAGCCCTTGCAACGGAGGCTTGGATTACGCAGATTTTGACAATGACACAAGTAGCCCATTCGACAATATGGAACTTAAGACTATCAACGACATGGAAGAACTTGCCCAG GTCCTCCAATCGTCATCCTGGTGGATAGCATCGGAGAAAgtggaaaatataataaaggaGTTGTCGATCGATGGTCGTCCGTCCGATGAAGAAAGAAACGACAAGACAACGGATAATAGCGTTGAAAATAGTAATGATAGCAACAATCATAATAGACGAAATGTGTCTATAATTGTGGAAGAGCTACAACGAGAATTGGCGCGACCACAGTTGGAG AATTGGAAACCATGGCCAGATCTGGAGAGTCCTGATTGTGATGACAGCGAAACCGAATTACGGCTTCCGAGGTTGAATTCGCCAAAGGAATCAAATCTACCGAATCCATTGATGAATTTAACAAAGGAAGACAAAAAATTGGCACGTCATTTGAGCGATATGGGATTCCCGTTGTCGAGAGCAGCGCGAGCTGTTCGCGATCTTGGCGGCAAAGACAATAAAAAAGTCGTCGAGTATCTTCTGGCTGTACAATATTTGGAAGAGCTTGGAATAGCCGGTGACGACGCTGAAAAAGCCCTCGTTATCAACGAATATGATCAGGAAAAGGCCAAAGTATATTACGAAAATTTGTGCACTCTTAAGACTCTTGGATTTCCGGAAGATGAAGCATCCAAGGCTCTTATCAAGTTTGACGTCGATCGAGACAAAGctcttgattttcttataGCGTAG